A window of Bacteroidota bacterium contains these coding sequences:
- a CDS encoding septum formation initiator family protein, with protein sequence MIKKSFILLKNKYLLTTVIIISWILFFDKNNLLQQYGIRQQLNDLEKERDYYATEIVKNKAELNALMSDSTLLEKFARENYYFKKDNEDLYVIVPADSIAKVDFDK encoded by the coding sequence ATGATAAAAAAATCGTTTATACTTCTTAAAAATAAATATCTGCTAACTACGGTTATCATCATATCTTGGATATTATTTTTCGATAAAAATAATTTGCTACAACAATACGGCATCCGTCAGCAGCTGAATGACCTTGAAAAAGAGCGAGATTATTATGCAACAGAAATTGTAAAAAACAAAGCAGAACTAAACGCCTTGATGAGCGACTCTACCTTGCTTGAAAAATTTGCCCGCGAAAATTATTACTTTAAAAAGGACAATGAAGACTTGTATGTGATTGTACCAGCTGATAGCATTGCCAAGGTTGACTTTGACAAATAA
- a CDS encoding fibronectin type III domain-containing protein, whose amino-acid sequence MRNKISTMKALIITMLLSFMFAGQSWASHFAGGEFRYQCISNNQYRVTMIFYRDCDGITEPSSVPISISSTCSNTSATLAKKPNGGGFVNGSVISNTCGSVLSTCDGGTAPGLRKWIYEGVITLPTNTCNLFTISYDDCCRNGVITSLNNPGGTGYYVECKINRSVCNNSPVFSNDPLAFACANQPFNYNQAALDAEGDSLFYMLDSPKDENGNSVIYNFGYSLSNPLLNTGGFNLNPTTGAVNVTPNTVQIGVFTVKVKEYRNGILIGETNRDIEIFVTNCGSNAVPELSGFDGTNSNTLNACAGNNTCADITSSDANTAQSLTLSWNDGISTATFNTGSGTRPTGTFCWTPSLGDISSNPHVFTVTVKDNACPINGVAVYTYTVNVYELSLSGSTTADVGGACNGGVNTNVSGNIGTVSYQWSNGATTSDLTNVCAGTYTVTATDSEGCSKSQSFIVVGDTKQCDLKIVVRGGEEGWCKTGGIITVNMFDGKAPYTVVLTNTIGTVNITKTSQIDFAGFNNLGFGDYEVTVTDQEGCTVSATTSIAWDGCGAPTNLTVTNVTDKSAKVSWTVCNGNKFKVYYKNQTTGMVSYVTVNSTNFANLAGLVADTRYGVKVRTICSPTKSSMYTLPKGFCTGNCSNKIMEEDFDVRGAINADNFVIVSPNVTNGFVTVSAVLESSASSQIIVTNAVGQTIFTEDIDQGVEEFSRQIDLSGLNNAIYFVTVRNGNSMQTAKVVKY is encoded by the coding sequence ATGAGAAACAAAATTTCTACAATGAAAGCATTGATTATTACAATGCTCTTATCGTTCATGTTTGCAGGGCAATCATGGGCATCACATTTTGCAGGTGGCGAGTTTCGCTATCAATGCATTAGTAACAATCAGTATCGCGTTACCATGATTTTTTATCGTGACTGCGATGGAATCACTGAACCATCCAGTGTTCCGATTTCAATTTCATCTACTTGTAGTAATACAAGTGCAACCTTAGCCAAGAAGCCCAATGGAGGCGGCTTTGTTAATGGATCAGTTATTTCAAATACGTGTGGCTCTGTGTTGAGCACTTGTGATGGGGGTACTGCACCCGGTTTGCGCAAATGGATTTACGAGGGTGTAATTACATTGCCAACCAATACCTGTAATTTATTTACTATAAGTTACGATGATTGTTGCCGTAATGGAGTTATTACTTCATTAAATAATCCGGGTGGTACCGGTTATTATGTTGAATGTAAAATCAATCGTTCAGTTTGTAATAATTCTCCTGTGTTTTCTAATGATCCTTTAGCTTTTGCTTGTGCCAATCAACCATTCAATTATAATCAGGCTGCGCTTGATGCAGAAGGCGACTCCTTATTTTATATGCTTGACTCACCCAAAGATGAGAATGGTAATTCGGTAATTTATAATTTCGGTTACAGCCTTAGCAATCCTTTGCTTAATACCGGTGGATTTAATTTGAATCCTACTACCGGAGCGGTAAATGTTACACCTAACACAGTGCAGATTGGAGTATTTACTGTAAAAGTAAAAGAATATCGCAATGGTATCTTGATAGGTGAAACAAACCGCGATATCGAAATTTTTGTAACTAATTGTGGCTCAAATGCAGTTCCTGAACTTTCAGGCTTTGATGGCACCAATAGCAATACTTTAAATGCTTGTGCCGGAAATAATACCTGTGCCGATATTACCAGCTCAGATGCCAATACTGCCCAAAGCCTTACATTAAGTTGGAATGATGGAATCAGCACAGCCACCTTTAACACGGGTTCGGGTACTCGCCCTACCGGAACTTTTTGTTGGACGCCTTCTCTTGGCGATATATCTTCTAATCCTCATGTATTTACTGTAACTGTAAAAGATAATGCATGTCCAATTAACGGTGTTGCAGTGTATACATATACTGTAAACGTTTATGAGTTAAGTTTATCGGGAAGCACTACTGCAGATGTAGGCGGTGCATGCAATGGTGGTGTAAACACCAATGTTTCTGGAAACATTGGCACTGTTTCTTACCAATGGAGCAACGGTGCTACTACCTCAGATCTTACTAATGTTTGTGCAGGAACATATACCGTTACAGCTACAGATTCTGAAGGATGTTCAAAATCTCAATCCTTTATTGTTGTTGGCGATACAAAGCAATGTGACCTTAAAATTGTTGTGCGTGGAGGCGAAGAAGGATGGTGTAAAACAGGTGGTATTATTACAGTAAATATGTTCGATGGCAAAGCGCCATATACCGTTGTGCTTACTAATACCATCGGTACTGTAAATATCACCAAGACTAGTCAAATTGATTTTGCAGGTTTCAACAATTTAGGATTTGGTGATTATGAAGTAACAGTTACGGATCAGGAAGGATGTACAGTATCTGCCACAACCTCAATTGCCTGGGATGGTTGTGGTGCTCCCACAAATCTTACCGTAACTAATGTAACAGACAAGTCTGCAAAGGTTAGTTGGACAGTGTGTAACGGCAATAAATTTAAAGTATATTATAAAAATCAAACTACAGGTATGGTTAGCTATGTAACGGTTAACTCAACTAATTTCGCCAACCTTGCCGGACTTGTTGCTGATACACGTTATGGAGTTAAGGTGCGTACAATTTGCTCACCAACCAAATCGTCTATGTACACGTTACCAAAAGGATTTTGTACCGGTAACTGTTCAAACAAAATTATGGAAGAAGATTTTGATGTTAGAGGTGCCATAAATGCTGATAATTTTGTAATCGTTTCTCCAAACGTAACCAATGGTTTTGTTACAGTAAGTGCAGTACTTGAGTCAAGTGCATCTTCACAAATTATTGTAACCAATGCAGTGGGTCAAACAATATTTACTGAAGACATCGATCAGGGAGTTGAAGAATTTAGCCGTCAAATTGATTTAAGCGGTTTAAATAATGCAATCTACTTTGTAACAGTTCGCAATGGTAATAGTATGCAAACTGCAAAAGTTGTAAAGTACTAG
- a CDS encoding B12-binding domain-containing radical SAM protein — protein MKVKMILPALAEAESPFWRPIKYSLFPPLGLATLAAYLDSDDEIDLQDQHVEELSLDDWPDLVVIQVYITNAYRAYKIATHYKQRGAYVVLGGLHVTSMPEEAKIYADTIFLGPGEQTFPQFLKDFKKCEPKKIYKSTSFRTLDNIPPVRRDLIKRNRYLVPNSIVVSRGCPHHCSFCYKDAFYEGGKSFYTQRIDEALTEIDRLPGKHLYFLDDHLLGNNKFAEGLFEGMKSMSRLFQGAATIDSILRGNLIEKAADAGLRSLFVGFQTFSPQNLKQSNKKQNLEKDYRQAVNRLHSLGIMINGSFVFGLDDDDKDVFKRTVDWGVENGITTSTYHILTPYPGTKLFNDMLDQNRILTYNWDLYDTRNVVYQTKSLTAEQLKHGYDWAYKSFYSWKNILYSSKQHDSLKHMLKHFCYTGGWKKFESLWNFLIKTQCLNNMLPLLEQILSKVNNKGNFKPDEPEPKMILTNKTNQVNL, from the coding sequence ATGAAAGTAAAAATGATTTTGCCGGCATTGGCCGAGGCCGAGAGCCCTTTTTGGCGGCCCATCAAGTATTCACTATTTCCGCCACTTGGATTAGCAACATTGGCTGCCTATCTTGATAGTGATGATGAAATAGATTTACAAGATCAACATGTAGAAGAGTTATCGCTTGACGATTGGCCCGACCTGGTAGTGATACAAGTTTATATAACCAATGCTTACCGTGCCTATAAAATTGCTACGCATTATAAGCAACGAGGTGCTTATGTGGTGCTGGGAGGCTTGCATGTAACATCAATGCCTGAAGAAGCTAAGATATATGCTGATACTATTTTCTTAGGCCCTGGCGAACAGACTTTTCCGCAGTTTTTAAAAGATTTTAAAAAGTGTGAACCAAAAAAAATATACAAATCAACTTCGTTTAGAACACTTGATAATATTCCTCCTGTTCGCAGAGACCTTATTAAGCGCAACCGATATCTTGTTCCAAATTCAATTGTGGTTTCGCGTGGATGCCCCCATCATTGCAGCTTCTGTTATAAAGATGCTTTTTACGAGGGAGGAAAAAGTTTTTATACCCAACGTATAGATGAAGCGTTAACAGAAATAGACAGGCTTCCCGGCAAGCATTTGTATTTTCTCGATGATCATTTATTAGGCAACAACAAGTTTGCCGAAGGGCTCTTTGAAGGAATGAAGAGTATGAGTCGTTTGTTTCAGGGTGCTGCTACCATCGATTCTATTTTGCGTGGCAACCTTATTGAAAAAGCTGCCGATGCAGGGTTACGAAGTTTGTTTGTCGGTTTCCAAACATTTTCTCCGCAAAACCTTAAGCAAAGTAATAAAAAACAAAACTTAGAAAAGGATTACCGGCAAGCCGTTAATCGACTGCATTCACTTGGCATTATGATTAATGGAAGTTTTGTTTTTGGCCTTGACGATGATGATAAGGATGTATTTAAACGCACCGTAGACTGGGGAGTAGAGAATGGAATAACTACTTCTACCTATCATATACTCACACCTTATCCCGGCACTAAACTGTTTAATGATATGCTTGATCAAAACAGAATTCTTACTTACAACTGGGACTTATATGATACCCGTAATGTGGTGTACCAAACTAAGAGCCTTACAGCAGAACAATTAAAGCATGGATATGATTGGGCATACAAGTCATTTTATTCATGGAAAAATATTTTATACTCAAGCAAGCAGCACGATTCGCTTAAGCATATGCTTAAGCATTTTTGTTATACCGGTGGATGGAAAAAATTTGAATCTCTTTGGAATTTTCTTATCAAAACGCAGTGCCTCAATAATATGCTACCTTTGCTTGAACAGATATTAAGTAAGGTTAATAATAAAGGTAATTTTAAACCTGATGAGCCGGAACCGAAAATGATTTTAACAAACAAAACCAATCAGGTAAATCTATAA
- a CDS encoding SPOR domain-containing protein codes for MKNILTKKYCYLIAASCLLAITASAQSNFTEDEKLKKLVEQQVRKNKLTNSMPGYRIQIYFGSTRNKALEIKTSFEQQFPDINSYLIYDAPNFKVRVGDYQTRWLALPVLEKLRNNFEIAFIVKDEIPLTKTP; via the coding sequence ATGAAAAATATCCTTACTAAAAAATATTGCTACTTGATAGCTGCAAGTTGCCTGCTAGCAATAACTGCAAGTGCACAATCAAATTTTACGGAAGATGAAAAATTAAAAAAACTGGTAGAGCAACAAGTAAGGAAAAACAAATTAACAAATTCGATGCCTGGATATAGGATACAAATATATTTTGGCAGCACACGCAACAAAGCATTAGAAATCAAAACATCATTTGAACAACAATTTCCTGATATTAATTCCTATTTGATATATGATGCCCCTAATTTTAAAGTAAGGGTTGGAGATTATCAAACTCGATGGCTGGCTTTGCCGGTATTAGAAAAATTAAGAAATAATTTTGAAATCGCATTTATTGTAAAAGACGAAATTCCGTTGACAAAAACTCCATAA
- a CDS encoding OmpA family protein, with amino-acid sequence MSKSILTVALSCWIYATQAAHNEVSFLLYFETDKAELALNEQERLLRFAGELKGATKYYEITISGHTDAVGTVQYNTALAQNRAKCITQALIQQGVSPYVITEFSYSEKKPVLPNVTDEGKSKTEGLRLWCASMILAPQQN; translated from the coding sequence ATGTCAAAATCAATTTTAACAGTTGCATTGTCCTGTTGGATTTATGCAACACAAGCAGCACACAACGAAGTTTCCTTTTTGCTTTATTTCGAAACCGATAAGGCAGAACTAGCACTTAACGAGCAAGAGCGCCTGTTAAGATTTGCAGGCGAATTAAAAGGCGCAACAAAATATTATGAGATTACTATTTCGGGGCATACTGATGCCGTTGGTACGGTGCAGTATAATACTGCACTCGCACAAAACCGGGCAAAATGTATTACGCAAGCATTAATCCAACAAGGTGTTAGCCCTTATGTAATCACGGAGTTTTCTTACAGCGAGAAAAAGCCGGTATTGCCCAATGTAACCGATGAAGGAAAATCTAAAACCGAAGGGTTGAGATTATGGTGCGCTTCTATGATTTTAGCACCACAGCAGAATTAA
- a CDS encoding T9SS type A sorting domain-containing protein produces MMVKAQTWSPVSTGYFPTNVSGQINGISRVSNFKFHPSLPNKMYAVSARGGLFITNDSGNSWNIASGCDAMPNGTRFASVCVDHNNDQVIYLGTGDLNYYYTGAGVYKSTNGGLSFAASSSGMSGRMVAEILMDPINSNVLIAATDQGIYKSTNAGSSWTLKTATSLNCTQMLRKANTTSRVLFASTRTDFYQSNDFGETWVLVTTGLYTPTGYSSPAGIRIAVTPADTQLVYLAMVAKKGTIFKSTDGGLSFSVVKDSHSPNLTAYTNDTLNDGGQGNYNYMLAADITDPNIVYLGAHNFWKSTNGGSTWSQLTNWWAVLHTDMHWVRVNPYNPAQIWTANDGGVWLSTNVGLGWTRKSNGLYVYEMYHGITSPTRRDMISIGTQDNGELYLADTTWYCNRGGDWSSFCTFDYRPNSNIVYYHGNARRRAVNGGEQNIGLTQTSYNDISFYRNNTNLAILGDTAVYRTSNLLNTTPSWTKISSFNKTIRAVHINMNDSSKIYAVASDSAIYICNNAYDATPIFTRKVVHNNTISTSGITSIKGNSNIIYMTGNTRVYRSADGGITFSNISSNLPSVNWVGITTDEFFGTDELVFIAGGNYVYYKKASQTNWTLFNSGLPVRTNIQDISLFDDGTNQSILRVTTYGRGVWEMPISQLRPLLADFKSGLQTPCTGVPVQFSNISNGPVASYNWTFTGATPSTSPVANPTVVYNAAGAYDVTLTIYDGIGGNHSITRPAYINTFGKNLNVTETFEQGFPPIGWQNIDVNNDQQKWNLRTGIGAWGNSNNSVWFNNYDWDAQGRRDEFRTIRFDAVGYNTLSLLFDVAYQPYGGQYQDSLQVLVSTDCGNTFNEIYVKGGNVLSTVSGNNTSAFTPTATQWRTEIINLNAYNGNSIVLAFKNIGRFGNNLYLDNIALLATVAADAGTDKLICKGNSTTIGVLPNANHAYAWSPAASLSSSSISNPTANPIANTQYILTVTHLRSGISTTDTIQVNVDSVAAMGQVTDVACHGNASGVITQTITAGITPFSYQWSTGGSTQDIQNITQGNYAVTITDSVGCTALKNYMVSEPAAINTTGSATPTTCGLSNGALSISTVGGTGVFTYQWSNAATTNMLNNLAAATYTVTITDANACTATTTFTISASNAVLANKTQKNLTCYGNKNGWCKVAPSQGATPYMYLWNNGNSTDSIGNRIAGNYTCTITDAAGCSTLATFALTQPPQIQLTLSGTPATGPLFDNGTASVIASNGFAPYRYSWNTSPIRTTQTITGISPGTYVVTVKDNKKCARNGAYVVGSARLGSLRNSDYNIRLFPNPVSELLTVTLDEQLDRKISRIEIINEAGELINLFNTENELTIEIDFRRYASGIYILKFAGKNESFTRTLIKL; encoded by the coding sequence ATGATGGTAAAAGCTCAAACATGGTCACCGGTTTCAACCGGATACTTCCCTACCAATGTAAGCGGTCAAATAAATGGCATAAGCCGTGTTAGCAATTTCAAATTTCATCCCAGCCTTCCCAACAAAATGTATGCGGTAAGCGCCCGCGGGGGATTATTTATAACGAATGATTCAGGCAATTCATGGAACATTGCTTCTGGATGTGATGCCATGCCTAATGGTACCCGCTTTGCTTCCGTTTGCGTTGACCATAACAACGATCAGGTTATATATCTTGGCACAGGCGATTTAAATTACTATTACACCGGAGCAGGTGTATATAAATCAACCAACGGTGGACTATCCTTTGCAGCCAGCAGCTCCGGGATGAGTGGACGTATGGTTGCCGAAATTTTAATGGATCCAATAAACAGCAATGTCCTTATAGCTGCTACTGATCAAGGAATTTATAAATCAACAAATGCCGGAAGTAGCTGGACATTAAAAACAGCTACCTCACTTAATTGCACGCAAATGCTGCGAAAGGCAAATACCACTTCGAGGGTTTTGTTTGCAAGCACCAGAACGGACTTTTACCAATCGAATGATTTTGGCGAAACCTGGGTGCTGGTAACCACCGGGCTTTACACTCCCACGGGATACTCCTCACCTGCAGGTATCCGCATTGCAGTAACACCAGCCGATACACAATTGGTTTATCTTGCCATGGTTGCTAAAAAAGGAACCATTTTCAAATCGACTGATGGAGGACTAAGTTTTTCGGTGGTTAAAGACTCTCACAGCCCAAACCTTACCGCTTATACCAACGATACTCTTAATGATGGCGGACAAGGCAATTACAATTATATGCTAGCAGCAGATATAACAGATCCTAATATTGTTTATCTGGGTGCACATAATTTTTGGAAATCAACAAATGGTGGTAGTACGTGGTCACAGTTAACAAACTGGTGGGCAGTGTTACATACCGATATGCACTGGGTTCGTGTAAACCCATATAACCCTGCACAAATATGGACTGCTAATGATGGTGGCGTATGGTTAAGTACTAACGTGGGATTAGGCTGGACACGCAAAAGCAATGGCCTTTATGTCTATGAAATGTATCATGGCATTACAAGCCCAACACGCAGAGATATGATTAGCATAGGAACACAGGATAATGGCGAGCTCTACCTGGCAGATACTACCTGGTATTGCAACCGGGGTGGCGACTGGTCTTCGTTTTGCACTTTTGATTATAGACCTAACAGTAACATCGTATACTATCACGGTAACGCCAGGCGAAGAGCAGTTAATGGTGGCGAACAAAACATAGGGCTAACACAAACCTCGTACAATGATATTTCATTTTATAGAAATAATACCAACCTGGCTATTTTAGGTGATACTGCCGTATATCGCACATCCAACCTTTTGAATACTACACCTTCGTGGACAAAAATCAGTTCATTTAATAAAACCATTCGTGCCGTGCATATCAATATGAACGACTCTAGTAAAATTTACGCTGTCGCCTCCGACTCGGCCATCTATATTTGTAACAATGCCTATGATGCCACACCGATATTTACACGCAAGGTGGTGCACAATAACACGATTAGCACATCCGGTATAACAAGTATAAAGGGAAATTCGAACATCATATACATGACTGGCAACACACGCGTGTATCGCAGTGCTGATGGTGGTATTACCTTCTCAAATATAAGCTCCAATTTACCTTCGGTAAATTGGGTAGGTATAACTACAGACGAATTTTTTGGAACCGATGAACTTGTTTTCATAGCAGGTGGTAACTATGTATATTATAAAAAAGCATCACAAACTAATTGGACGCTTTTTAACTCCGGTCTTCCTGTGCGCACAAATATTCAAGATATCAGTTTATTTGATGATGGCACTAACCAATCTATATTGCGTGTGACAACTTATGGGCGTGGTGTTTGGGAAATGCCAATTTCGCAACTTCGTCCTTTGCTTGCAGATTTTAAATCTGGCTTACAAACACCCTGCACTGGGGTACCAGTGCAATTTTCCAATATCTCCAATGGGCCGGTTGCCTCGTACAACTGGACATTTACAGGAGCAACTCCTTCCACTTCCCCCGTGGCCAATCCCACGGTGGTGTATAATGCAGCCGGGGCATACGATGTTACCCTTACTATATATGATGGTATTGGTGGCAACCATTCCATTACCCGACCTGCTTACATTAATACCTTCGGAAAAAATCTGAATGTAACAGAAACATTTGAACAAGGTTTCCCTCCCATAGGATGGCAAAACATTGATGTAAATAACGATCAACAAAAATGGAACCTACGCACAGGAATTGGTGCCTGGGGCAACAGCAACAATAGTGTTTGGTTTAATAATTATGATTGGGATGCCCAAGGACGTAGAGATGAATTTAGGACAATTCGTTTTGATGCAGTAGGATATAACACGCTAAGTCTCCTTTTTGATGTTGCCTATCAGCCTTATGGAGGGCAATATCAAGACTCCTTACAGGTGCTTGTTTCAACTGACTGTGGTAATACATTTAACGAAATTTACGTGAAGGGTGGCAATGTGCTATCTACCGTTTCGGGTAATAATACTTCGGCATTTACGCCTACTGCCACCCAATGGCGCACTGAAATCATTAACTTAAATGCATATAATGGTAACAGCATAGTTCTGGCATTTAAAAACATTGGCCGCTTTGGTAATAATCTGTACTTAGACAACATAGCTTTACTAGCTACCGTAGCTGCCGATGCAGGTACTGATAAGCTAATATGCAAAGGCAACTCAACAACAATAGGTGTATTGCCAAATGCCAATCATGCTTATGCATGGTCACCTGCAGCATCACTATCAAGTTCGTCTATCAGCAATCCTACAGCTAACCCAATAGCGAATACACAATATATACTAACCGTGACACACTTACGCAGCGGCATTAGCACTACCGATACCATACAAGTAAATGTCGATTCGGTTGCTGCCATGGGTCAGGTTACCGATGTAGCTTGCCATGGAAATGCCTCGGGCGTAATTACACAAACAATCACAGCAGGTATAACACCTTTTAGCTATCAATGGTCAACGGGTGGCAGTACGCAGGATATTCAGAATATAACGCAAGGAAATTATGCGGTTACCATAACGGATAGTGTCGGATGTACGGCCCTTAAAAACTACATGGTTTCGGAGCCCGCTGCAATTAACACAACAGGAAGCGCCACACCTACCACATGTGGCCTGAGCAATGGTGCACTGTCTATTAGCACGGTGGGTGGTACGGGGGTATTTACTTACCAATGGAGTAATGCAGCAACTACCAATATGCTCAACAATCTTGCAGCTGCAACATATACGGTAACTATAACAGATGCAAATGCCTGTACCGCCACAACTACTTTTACTATAAGTGCAAGCAACGCGGTACTAGCTAATAAAACACAAAAAAATCTAACCTGCTACGGAAATAAAAACGGATGGTGCAAAGTTGCACCATCGCAAGGCGCCACACCATACATGTATTTGTGGAACAATGGGAATAGTACTGACAGCATAGGCAATCGTATTGCAGGCAATTATACATGCACAATTACCGATGCAGCAGGCTGTTCAACATTAGCAACCTTTGCTCTAACCCAGCCACCTCAGATACAACTAACTTTAAGTGGCACCCCTGCCACGGGACCATTATTTGACAATGGCACAGCTTCGGTAATTGCGAGTAATGGATTTGCACCATACCGCTACTCCTGGAATACATCTCCAATAAGAACCACACAAACTATTACCGGAATTTCTCCCGGCACTTATGTGGTAACCGTAAAAGACAATAAAAAATGTGCTCGCAATGGAGCCTATGTAGTAGGTAGTGCCCGCCTGGGCAGCCTTCGAAATTCCGATTATAACATTAGATTGTTTCCAAACCCGGTGAGCGAATTGCTTACCGTTACCCTTGACGAACAACTTGATAGAAAAATTAGCAGGATAGAAATCATAAATGAAGCCGGAGAATTAATCAACTTGTTTAATACAGAAAACGAGTTGACGATTGAAATTGATTTCAGAAGATATGCTTCAGGAATATATATTCTTAAATTTGCGGGAAAAAACGAAAGCTTTACCCGAACTCTGATTAAATTATAA
- a CDS encoding diacylglycerol kinase family protein, which produces MFSVKKFVGSFKYAWQGLVHLFRHEQNAYVHLLALTVVVLAGFYFDIRNYEWVSIFICVGLVFCCELINTAIERIVNFVSPKYHKNAGVIKDLGAAAVLIAALISLIVAAIIFTPYLKNLT; this is translated from the coding sequence ATGTTTTCAGTAAAGAAATTTGTTGGTAGTTTTAAATATGCATGGCAAGGCCTAGTGCATCTTTTTCGCCATGAACAGAATGCATATGTACATTTGCTTGCGTTAACGGTGGTTGTATTAGCAGGATTTTATTTTGATATTCGTAACTATGAGTGGGTTTCAATTTTCATTTGCGTTGGACTTGTTTTTTGTTGCGAATTAATCAATACTGCCATAGAGCGAATAGTCAATTTTGTATCACCCAAATACCATAAAAATGCAGGGGTAATAAAAGACCTTGGGGCTGCAGCAGTTTTAATAGCAGCCTTAATTTCGCTCATTGTAGCGGCCATTATTTTTACTCCATATTTGAAAAATTTGACCTAA
- a CDS encoding DUF1361 domain-containing protein, with protein MLPFQSFYKNSLTEQVLNRMHFDTHVRLIHFSLLLLCAASCLFAVIRCIYSDSYTILFMIWNLFLAYLPFMFSRLMYTGHHKLLHIFYFTLWLLFLPNAPYMITDIVHLKQIRLNEFFWFDVSFYFLFAITGVLLGLVSMLTMHRYMHQFYKRRVTWPAILVLHILCAYGVYLGRIERYNSWDLFTKPVVLFKDIINDILHPLQNEQALGFTMVGMLLLMMCYFFMAAMRCPELFFRINKSRTQL; from the coding sequence ATGTTACCATTTCAATCATTTTATAAAAACTCGTTAACCGAGCAAGTGCTTAACCGTATGCACTTCGACACCCATGTACGGCTTATTCATTTTAGCCTATTGTTGCTATGTGCTGCAAGTTGTTTGTTTGCTGTGATACGCTGCATATACAGTGACAGTTACACCATCCTGTTTATGATTTGGAATTTGTTTCTCGCGTATTTGCCTTTCATGTTTAGCAGGTTAATGTATACTGGCCATCACAAGCTTTTGCATATTTTTTATTTTACCCTATGGCTGCTTTTTTTGCCGAATGCGCCTTACATGATTACCGATATTGTACATTTAAAACAAATTCGCTTAAACGAGTTTTTCTGGTTCGATGTTTCTTTTTATTTCCTGTTTGCCATAACCGGAGTGCTGCTTGGTTTAGTTTCCATGCTAACCATGCATCGATACATGCATCAGTTTTACAAGCGCAGAGTTACGTGGCCTGCAATATTGGTGCTTCATATATTATGTGCGTATGGTGTTTACCTTGGACGTATAGAACGATACAATAGCTGGGACCTGTTTACCAAACCTGTTGTGCTTTTTAAAGATATTATAAACGACATTTTGCATCCCTTGCAAAATGAACAGGCATTAGGATTTACCATGGTAGGCATGTTGCTTTTAATGATGTGTTATTTTTTTATGGCCGCCATGCGTTGCCCTGAATTATTTTTTCGAATAAATAAAAGCCGCACACAACTATGA